ATGTGCTTCTTGTGTCGAAACGCCGTTTTGAACCATTCCGAGATTTACGCCGCGAACAATATTTCCTAAAGCAATTCCGAAGAAAAGTGCCAAAAGTAAACTCGCAATTCCGAAAGCTTTATCCCAAATCGTTTCCCACATGTGATTATGAATCTGTCCGCGCATTTCCAATCCGATTGCACGGAAAATCAAAAGCCATAAAATCATAATCAACGGTAGATAAAATCCGCTGAAAGATGACGCATATAAAGTTGGAAAAGCAAAAAACAAAACACCGCCGGCGGCAATAAGCCAAACCTCATTGGCATCCCAAAACGGACCAATTGAGTTTGTAATTACTTTTTTATCTCTTTCTGTATCGGCAAAAAACAAATGAATAATTCCTGCACCAAAATCATAACCGTCTAAAACCAGATAAACGGCCAGAATTCCCATTAAAACTACGTACCAAAAAAACTCCATACTTATATTTTTTCTGTTGAAAGTTCCACATGATGAGGCCCTTTATTGATAATTTTTCCAATCAAAAGTAAAAACAACATTCCTAGTAAAAGGTATAAACCAATAAAACCAAGTAATGTAAACAAGGTATTTCCGGATGAAACTGTAGGCGATGCACCGGATGCGGTTCGCAGTAAATTATAAACCAGCCATGGCTGTCTTCCTAATTCTGCCGTATACCAGCCTGTTGTATTAGCAATGTACGGAAATGGCATCATGAACATAAGCGACCATAAAATCCATTTGGTTTGAAATAATTTCCCTCTTATTAATTGAAAAAGCGAAAGAACCATTAAACCGATAAAAACAGTTCCGAGACCCACCATAATATGATACGCATAATACAATCCCGAAATATTGGTTGGATGCAAATCTTCTTCAAACTGATCTAAACCTTTAATTTCCTGATCCCAGTTTCCGTAAGTCAGAAAACTTAAAATATTTGGAACTGCAATTTTATTATCGAGTTTTTTGTCTTTTACATCGGGCTGACCAATTAAAACAATTTCAGAACCTCTTTTTTCGGTATGAAAAATTCCTTCCATTCCGGCGAAAGTTACGGGTTGGTATTTCACAACATTTTTTGCCAGTAAATCTCCAGTAGGAACTGCAACAACAATACTCGAAATCAATCCGAAAACAACTCCTGTTTTCAAGAACAATTTCCCAAAAGAAACATTCTTTTTACTCAAAATATAAAAAGCTCCAATTCCGGCCACAACAAAAGAACTTGTTACAAGTGATGCAGCCTGGTTGTGCAGATAAGAAGGCCAAAGCCAAGGATTTAGAAATAAAGCCTGAAAATTATTCAGAACAAATTTTCCGTTTTCAAGGATTTCATAACCCACCGGATTCTGCATCCAGGAATGTGTGGCAATGATTAAAAATCCGCTGGCCCAGGAACCAATCATAATTAATAATCCGGTTACAAAATGCCATTTATGTCCGAGAAGTTTTTCTCCAAACAAAAACAAACCTAAAAACGACGATTCAAGAAAAAACGAAAACATTCCTTCCATTGCAAGCGTTTGTCCAATGATTCCGCCTGTTAACTCGGAGAATTTTGCCCAATTAGTTCCAAACTGAAATTCCATCGGAATTCCGGTTACAACGCCCATTGCAAAATTGAGAGCGAAGATTTTCATCCAGAAATGGGTAGCGTGATTGTATTGTTCGTTTTTAGTTTTTAGATATTTCCACTTGAAGTAAACAATAATGAGCGAAAGACCCATTGTAAGCTGTGGAAAAAGATAATGAAAAGTAATCGTGAAAGCGAATTGCATTCGATCATAAAAGAGCATTTCTTCCATAATGGTAATTTGTTTATGAAGTTCTACAAATTTAACCATTACAACCCGAAATAACGTCCTTTAAAAAAAGTTTATCGCCTGATATTTGTTAAACTTTTCAACAATTTAAAAGTAAAAATGACACTTGTCTTTTTATAAAGAAAGTTTGTCATTCTGAGGAACGAAGAATCTTCGTAAGTGGCTCGACAAAGATTGACGCTTTTGATTGCGGAGTTACTTGCGAAGATTCTTCGTTCCTCAGAATGACAATATTGTACATAAAATCTCTATTTCTATGTCTTTAAAAACCTATTTCTTCAAAATTCCTTTTTCGACACTTTCATTAATCAAACCTTCAGCGTAATTCCATAAAGAGGCTGAACCATTTTTAATTACGCTTTTTTTCTCGTAAACCTTATCATATTTTACATCAAACTCTTTCCATGTTCCGCCGTTGTTCGAAGTATTTTGTAATAAAGGTTCTAATCTGTCCATAGATCTTGCAAATTTGGCTTCGTTGGTTTCTCCAGCTTCAAATTCTTCCCAAATAGCAATAAAATCTTCGGCTTGTTTTTTAGGCAGCAAACCAAAAATTCTATTTGCCGCCAATCGTTCTTCATCTGTATTATCATGATTTTTTACTGTATCGTACATAAAAACATCTCCAGCATCGATTTCGACAATATCATGAATCAAGACCATTTTTACGACTTTCAAAACATCAATCGGTTCATTTGAATGTTCTGCCAAAACAATTGCCATCAAAGCGAGATGCCAGCTGTGTTCTGCATCATTTTCACATCTGTCGCTGTTGAATAATTTTGTCTTGCGCTGAATATATTTTACTTTATCAATTTCTTTTATGAAAGCAATTTGATTTAATAAATCTTCTGTGTTCATTTTTATTTAGTTTAATATGACATTCGTCATTTGCAAAATTAAAGCTTAAAGCGTAATTGCTCAACTTAAAATCCATTTATATAACACATATGACGTAATCAATATTTTTTTTACACAGAAATCAAATTTCTGTAACATAAGTCACCTATTTTAAAAGAAAACAGAGTTATCTTTGTATTCCCATTATTTTTCAAATTATACCATGAAAATAGAACAAATTTACACCGGATGCCTCGCACAAGGTGCATACTATATAACTTCTAACGGAGAAGCGAGCAATTATTGACCCGTTAAGAGAAATTCAGCCGTATTTAGATCGTTTAGAACGTGATAACGTTAAACTGAAATACATTTTTGAAACGCATTTTCACGCCGATTTTGTTTCAGGACATATCGATTTAAGCAAAGAAACGCAAGCTCCAATTGTTTACGGGCCAAATGCTGCCTGCGAATTTGACTGCATTTCTGCAAAAGACGGACAGGAATTCAAAATTGGAGATGTAACGATAAAAGCTTTACATACTCCGGGTCATACAATGGAAAGCACCACTTATTTATTGATTGACAAAGACGGAAAAGATCATGCTATTTTCTCTGGAGACACTTTATTTATTGGCGATGTCGGACGTCCTGATTTGGCTCAAAAAGCTGCCGGAATGACTCAGGATCAATTAGCCGGAATTTTATTTCATTCCTTAAGAGATAAAATTATGACTTTAGCCGATGACGTAATTGTTTATCCGGCGCACGGTGCCGGAAGTGCCTGCGGAAAAAACATGAGTAAAGAAACCGTTTCGACTATCGGAAATCAAAAAGCGACCAATTATGCGTTACGCGCTAATATGACCGAAGCTGAATTTATTAAAGAAGTTACCGATGGTTTACTGCCTCCTCCAGCCTATTTCAGCATGAACGTTGCCATGAATAAAAAGGGCTACGAAAGCTTTGAAACCGTTTTGCATAACGGAATGAAAGAAATTAAAGCCGAAGAATTTGAGGCTGTTGCCGAAGAAACCGGAGCTTTAATTTTAGATACACGAAAAAGTGGTGATTTTGCCAAAGGATTTATTCCACAATCTATTAATATTGGGATCAATGGTGATTTTGCGCCGTGGGTTGGAACTTTGATTGGAAATGTAAAACAACCTATTATATTAGTGACAGAATTGGGTCTTGAAGAAGAAACTGTTACGCGTTTAAGCCGTGTTGGTTTTGATACCATTATTGGTCATCTTGAAGGCGGTTTTGAAGCTTGGGAAAAAGCTGGTTTTGAAATTGATACCGTAAACCGAATTTCGGCAGAACAATTTGCTTCTAAGTTCAACATCAAAGAAGATAAAGTTATCGATGTTCGTAAAGAAACCGAATACGAAGCTGAACATATTGAAGATGCTTACAGCAAACCTCTTGCTTATATTAATGACTGGGTAAAAGATATTAACCCGAATGAACATTTTTTTCTGCATTGTGCCGGCGGTTACCGCAGTATGATCGCAGCTTCGATTTTACAAGCTCGTGGTTTCAGAAATTTTAGCGAAATTGACGGTGGTTTTGGAGCCATCACAAAAACTGAAATTCCAAAATCAGATTTCGTTTGTCAGAGTAAGGTTTTAAAAGCATAAACATTGAACATAAAGTTTAACCATATAAGTGATATAAGTTCATTTTAGTTTAGGGCGTTTTTAAGCCTGCTTCTTATATTCCTTAGCTTTTCTAAGTTATATAAGAAACTCCAACTTATAATTTCTTATATAACTTATATGGTGGAAAAAACACTTAATTTTTAAATTATATATGAGTTTACTAGAAATTATTCGTGAACCTTGGCCTTGGTACATTGCAGGCCCTTTGATTGGGTTGACTGTTCCTATTTTATTAATTATCGGAAATAAATCTTTTGGGATTAGTTCTTCGCTTCGTCATATTTGTGCGGCTTGTATTCCCGCAAATATTTCGTTTTTTAAATACGACTGGAAAAAAGAAAGCTGGAATTTATTCTTTGTTTTGGGAATTTTCTTTGGCGGAGCTATTGCAGCTTATTTGCTTTCAAATCCAAATGCTGTTGAAATTGCTCCTGAACTTTCTGATCAATTAGCAGGTTACGGAATCACGGATCATACAGGTTTAGTTCCGTCTCAGTTATTTTCCTGGGAAAGTTTATTAACTCTTCGCGGATTTATTATGATGATTGTGGGCGGATTTTTAGTTGGTTTCGGAACACGTTACGCTGGTGGATGCACGAGCGGACATGCCATTATGGGATTATCAAATTTACAATGGCCTTCATTAGTAGCTACAATCTGTTTTATGATTGGCGGTTTTGTAATGTCACTTTTGATTTTACCTTATATTCTTTCACTTTAAAATTTGAAAAATGAGCAATTTAGAAAATAAAAATACAGACAGCGAAGGAATTAACGCAAGCCATAAAAAAGAAAATGCATTCGTAAATCTTAAATATTTAATCGTTGGAATCTTTTTCGGAATTGTATTCGTAAAAGCCGAAATTATCAGCTGGTTCCGCATTCAGGAAATGTTCCATCTGCAGTCATTTCATATGTATGGCGTAATCGGAAGCGCTGTCGCAGTTGGTGTTTTATCGGTTTTCATCATTAAAAAATTCAATATTAAAACTCTGCAGGGCGAAAAAATCGAAATTCAGCCAAAAACTTTCAGCAAAGGACAAATTTATGGCGGATTAATGTTTGGTTTTGGATGGGCAATTACAGGAGCTTGTCCGGGACCTCTTTTTGCTCAAATCGGAACTGGAGCAACAGTTATCGTGGTTACTTTATTGAGCGCTATTGCCGGAACCTGGTTTTATGGATTAATTAAAGATAAATTGCCACATTAAAAAATGAATTCAACAGAAAAATTATCATTAAGAAAAGCAAATCTTTCTGAAATACCTCAAATTTGGAATATCCTGCAAGATGCTATTGAACAAAGACGATTAGACGGAAGTACACAATGGCAAGACGGATACCCAAATGAACTTTCTATTAAAAATGATATAGAAAACGGCTATGGATATGTATTTACAGAAAACGAGTCGATTTTGTGTTATGCTGCCATTATTTTCGACAAAGAGCCTGCTTACGAAAATATTGAAGGCAAATGGCTGAGCAACGGCGACTATACTGTTGTACATCGCGTGGCAGTTTCAAAATTGGCAAAAGGAAAAGGTATTGCTACAAAATTATTTGAAAGTATTGAAGGTTTAGCTATCGAAAATAATGTTTTCAGCATAAAAGTTGACACGAACTTCGACAATATTCCTATGCTTAAAATTTTAGAAAGATTAAAATATACCTATTGCGGCGAAGTTTATTTCAGAGGCGCAGCCAGAAAAGCATTTGAAAAAAGATTGATCTAAATATCTAATCTCAAAATTACAATTAAACCCGACAGGTTTTGAAAACCTGTCGGGTTTATTATTTTAACTGGACAAACTTTGTCAAAGTTTAAAACTTTGACAAAGTTAAGTTCTTCATCAATTTTTAATTTCATTTTGTTAAGTTTGTTTAAAACAAACAAGTCCCTTAAAAGCCACATACAGATGAATCGTTCAGAACAGTTATCCAGATTACAAAATACAGAAAATTGGGACGTAATAATTATTGGCGGCGGAGCAAGCGGACTTGGAACTGCTATTGATGCTGCGAGCCGAGGTTATAAAACCATTTTACTGGAAGCTGTTGATTTTGCAAAAGGAACTTCCAGCCGAAGCACTAAACTGGTTCATGGCGGCGTACGTTATTTAGAACAGGGCGACATACATTTGGTTAGAGAAGCTCTAAAAGAAAGAGGATTGATGGCTCAAAATGCAGGTCATTTGGTCAAAAACCAATCGTTTGTTATTCCGAATTACAATTGGTGGAGCGGTTATTTTTATACTATCGGACTAAAAATCTATGATTTATTGTCGGGATGTTTGAGTTTAGGGAGTTCGAAATACATTTCAAAAACAAAAACTATTGAAATGCTTCCGAACGTACAAGAAAACGGATTGGTAAATGGCGTAATTTATCACGACGGCCAATTTGATGATTCTCGTCTGGCTGTTAATCTTGCACAGACTGCTGTAGAAAATGGAGCTTGCGTTTTAAATTATATTAAAGTTGTCAATCTATTAAAAGATGATAAAAATCAAATAATTGGTGTACAAGCAACAGATCAGGAAACAGGAATTACTTACGATTTAAAAGGTTCAGTTATCATAAATGCAACTGGAGTTTTTACCAATGCAATAATGAAATTGAACGATACTGTTTATAAAAAATATATCGTTCCAAGTCAGGGAATTCATTTGGTTTTTGATAAATCTTTCCTGCCGGGCGAACATGCTTTAATGATTCCGAAAACGAAAGACGGAAGAGTTTTATTTGCCGTTCCGTGGCACAATCGCGTTGTTGTGGGAACAACTGACACTTTAATAAAAAAACAAAGTCTCGAACCTATTGCACTAGAAAGTGAAATTCAATTTGTATTGGAAACAGCCCAGCGCTTTTTAGCAAAAAAACCAACAAGAGCTGATGTACTTTCGGTTTTTGCCGGTTTACGTCCGTTGGCTGCACCAAAAGAAGAAGGAAAAAGTACTAAAGAAGTTTCCAGAAGTCATAAAATTATTGTTTCAGAAACTGGTTTAATTACGATTACCGGAGGAAAATGGACAACATATCGAAAAATGGCAGAAGAAATAATAGACAAAGCCATACTAAAAGGTAAACTGCATAAAAAATCTTGTGTTACACAGCATTTACCTATTCACGGAAATAAAATCACGACTGCTATTGATCGGGAAAACTACCTATATATATATGGTACAGATATTCCAAAAATAGTACAATTACAAAATGACGACCCAGCATTAAAAGAAAAACTTCATCCGGATCATGAGTTTACTCTCGCCGAAGTGATTTGGGCTGTACGTTATGAAATGGCCAGAACCGTTGATGATGTTTTGGCTAGACGTGTTCGTTTGCTCTTTTTAGATGCCAGAGCCGCAATTCAGTCGGCTGAAAAAACAGCCCGATTAATGGCGAAAGAATTGGGTCGTGATGAAAACTGGATCGCTAAAGAAATTTCAGATTTTAATGAAATTTCAAAAGGTTTTCTTCTTTCTGAGTTTAGAAATGATTCAAAAAACAGATTTTTAAAAGATTCTATTCCCGAAAACAGTTGAAAAATTCTTGATTTTGGTTATCTCTCCTATTTCTTATTCCTAAAATTCATCTGATAAAAATCCTTTAAAAAAGTGGAGCATTCAAATTGGCCTCACGAGTTTACATTTTAATTAAATATCTAATTACTAAAAACTTAAACACAAAAAATATACTATATTTATATTCCTAAATAAGATTTGGAAAGTCAGATTCTTACACGCATTTTTTGAATTAACAAAAAATTAACACAACATTTGTATATACAACTATTAAAACTTCTACATTTGTATATACAAATTATACACTTACGACTATGACAATTGAAGAGGTAATTAAGAGTACAGTTAAGATGGATAATGCGAAAAAAGTTATTCTGAATATTATGTACACACAAAATGTGATTCAGGATCATTTCAACGAGTTAATCAAACCGTATGATTTATCCGGAGAACAATATAATGTACTGCGTATATTAAGAGGACAAAAGGGCAAACCAGCGAATATGTGCGTTATACAAGAGCGCATGTTAGCTAAAACAAGCAACACAACCCGATTGGTAGATAAATTATTACTGAAAGATTTCGTGACAAGAAATGTATGTCCGGGCAACCGCCGAAAAATTGAAGTTTTAATTACGCAAAAAGGACTTGATGTTTTAAAAGAATTAGACCCAAAGGTAGATGAGCATGAGCGCATATTTGCCGAAAATATAAGCCCTGAAGAATTAGAATTATTAAACAGTTTATTAGAAAAATACCGAACCCAATAAAATTAATATTATGAGTACATTATTAGAAAATCTAAATTGGAGATACGCAACTAAAAAATACGATGCATCTAAAAAAGTATCTTCTGCAGATTTAAATACTATTAAAGAAGCTGTTAGATTAGCTGCTTCATCATACGGATTACAACCTTATAAAGTTATTGTTGTAGAAAATCCAGAAATTAGAGAGCAATTAAAAGCTGCTGCTTACGGACAGACACAACTTACAGATGCTTCACAAATATTTGTTTTCGCAAATGACTTAAATGCAGGAGAAGAATCTGTAGCGGCTTACATTAAAAATATCAGCGAAACAAGAGGTATTCCTGTTGATGCATTAGGCGGATTTGCAGATATGATGAATGGCGTGATTTCTAACTTATCACAAGACGCTAAAAATATCTGGACAGCAAAACAAACTTACATTGCTTTAGGAACATTATTAGCAGCAGCTTCTGAATTAAAAATCGATGCTACTCCAATGGAAGGTTTCAATGCAGCAGAATTCAATAAAATCCTAGGTTTTGATAAACTTGGTTTAAATGCTACAGTTATCGCTGCTGTAGGTTACAGACATGATGAGGATGATGCTCAGCACTTCAAAAAAGTTAGAAAATCTCAAGAGGAATTATTTATCACTATATAATTATTAATCAAATTCAATTTTAACAACATGAAAAATTTAAAAACAATTGCAATTGCATTATTCGTAGCAGCAGCTGGTATTTCAGTAAACGCTCAAACTAAAAAAATCGACGTAAAAGCTTCTACTATCAAATGGGTAGGTAAAAAAGTAACTGGAGAGCACTCTGGAACTGTAAACTTCAAAGAAGGTGCAGTAGTTTTCAAAGGAAAAAAATTAGTTGGAGGAAGCTTTACAGTTGATATGACTTCATTAACTTCTACAGATTTAACTGGAGAATACCAAGGTAAATTAAACGGTCACTTAAAAGCTGACGAT
The sequence above is a segment of the Flavobacterium sp. genome. Coding sequences within it:
- a CDS encoding DUF6691 family protein, whose protein sequence is MSNLENKNTDSEGINASHKKENAFVNLKYLIVGIFFGIVFVKAEIISWFRIQEMFHLQSFHMYGVIGSAVAVGVLSVFIIKKFNIKTLQGEKIEIQPKTFSKGQIYGGLMFGFGWAITGACPGPLFAQIGTGATVIVVTLLSAIAGTWFYGLIKDKLPH
- a CDS encoding NAD(P)H-dependent oxidoreductase translates to MSTLLENLNWRYATKKYDASKKVSSADLNTIKEAVRLAASSYGLQPYKVIVVENPEIREQLKAAAYGQTQLTDASQIFVFANDLNAGEESVAAYIKNISETRGIPVDALGGFADMMNGVISNLSQDAKNIWTAKQTYIALGTLLAAASELKIDATPMEGFNAAEFNKILGFDKLGLNATVIAAVGYRHDEDDAQHFKKVRKSQEELFITI
- a CDS encoding HD domain-containing protein, producing the protein MNTEDLLNQIAFIKEIDKVKYIQRKTKLFNSDRCENDAEHSWHLALMAIVLAEHSNEPIDVLKVVKMVLIHDIVEIDAGDVFMYDTVKNHDNTDEERLAANRIFGLLPKKQAEDFIAIWEEFEAGETNEAKFARSMDRLEPLLQNTSNNGGTWKEFDVKYDKVYEKKSVIKNGSASLWNYAEGLINESVEKGILKK
- a CDS encoding YeeE/YedE thiosulfate transporter family protein — translated: MSLLEIIREPWPWYIAGPLIGLTVPILLIIGNKSFGISSSLRHICAACIPANISFFKYDWKKESWNLFFVLGIFFGGAIAAYLLSNPNAVEIAPELSDQLAGYGITDHTGLVPSQLFSWESLLTLRGFIMMIVGGFLVGFGTRYAGGCTSGHAIMGLSNLQWPSLVATICFMIGGFVMSLLILPYILSL
- a CDS encoding MarR family transcriptional regulator, which produces MTIEEVIKSTVKMDNAKKVILNIMYTQNVIQDHFNELIKPYDLSGEQYNVLRILRGQKGKPANMCVIQERMLAKTSNTTRLVDKLLLKDFVTRNVCPGNRRKIEVLITQKGLDVLKELDPKVDEHERIFAENISPEELELLNSLLEKYRTQ
- a CDS encoding glycerol-3-phosphate dehydrogenase/oxidase, translating into MNRSEQLSRLQNTENWDVIIIGGGASGLGTAIDAASRGYKTILLEAVDFAKGTSSRSTKLVHGGVRYLEQGDIHLVREALKERGLMAQNAGHLVKNQSFVIPNYNWWSGYFYTIGLKIYDLLSGCLSLGSSKYISKTKTIEMLPNVQENGLVNGVIYHDGQFDDSRLAVNLAQTAVENGACVLNYIKVVNLLKDDKNQIIGVQATDQETGITYDLKGSVIINATGVFTNAIMKLNDTVYKKYIVPSQGIHLVFDKSFLPGEHALMIPKTKDGRVLFAVPWHNRVVVGTTDTLIKKQSLEPIALESEIQFVLETAQRFLAKKPTRADVLSVFAGLRPLAAPKEEGKSTKEVSRSHKIIVSETGLITITGGKWTTYRKMAEEIIDKAILKGKLHKKSCVTQHLPIHGNKITTAIDRENYLYIYGTDIPKIVQLQNDDPALKEKLHPDHEFTLAEVIWAVRYEMARTVDDVLARRVRLLFLDARAAIQSAEKTARLMAKELGRDENWIAKEISDFNEISKGFLLSEFRNDSKNRFLKDSIPENS
- a CDS encoding YceI family protein encodes the protein MKNLKTIAIALFVAAAGISVNAQTKKIDVKASTIKWVGKKVTGEHSGTVNFKEGAVVFKGKKLVGGSFTVDMTSLTSTDLTGEYQGKLNGHLKADDFFGTEKFPTSKLVFKKIGAKSADVYTVTADLTIKGITKPVTFDITVAGNTATTAFKVDRTKYDIKYGSGSFFEGLGDKTINDEFELAVALKF
- a CDS encoding GNAT family N-acetyltransferase — protein: MNSTEKLSLRKANLSEIPQIWNILQDAIEQRRLDGSTQWQDGYPNELSIKNDIENGYGYVFTENESILCYAAIIFDKEPAYENIEGKWLSNGDYTVVHRVAVSKLAKGKGIATKLFESIEGLAIENNVFSIKVDTNFDNIPMLKILERLKYTYCGEVYFRGAARKAFEKRLI
- a CDS encoding cytochrome ubiquinol oxidase subunit I; this translates as MEEMLFYDRMQFAFTITFHYLFPQLTMGLSLIIVYFKWKYLKTKNEQYNHATHFWMKIFALNFAMGVVTGIPMEFQFGTNWAKFSELTGGIIGQTLAMEGMFSFFLESSFLGLFLFGEKLLGHKWHFVTGLLIMIGSWASGFLIIATHSWMQNPVGYEILENGKFVLNNFQALFLNPWLWPSYLHNQAASLVTSSFVVAGIGAFYILSKKNVSFGKLFLKTGVVFGLISSIVVAVPTGDLLAKNVVKYQPVTFAGMEGIFHTEKRGSEIVLIGQPDVKDKKLDNKIAVPNILSFLTYGNWDQEIKGLDQFEEDLHPTNISGLYYAYHIMVGLGTVFIGLMVLSLFQLIRGKLFQTKWILWSLMFMMPFPYIANTTGWYTAELGRQPWLVYNLLRTASGASPTVSSGNTLFTLLGFIGLYLLLGMLFLLLIGKIINKGPHHVELSTEKI